Proteins from a genomic interval of Kineococcus rhizosphaerae:
- a CDS encoding M3 family metallopeptidase, whose protein sequence is MAPEPALSPENPFAAASDLPFAVPPFDRIRVEHYAPAFEAGMAGHLTELDALLAQDPPAAAFLDGLEAAGQLLARAEAVFFNLVGTDADDALRAVQAEYSPRLSAHHDAVRLDPRLVARVAALHEDPPADLDPEQRRLLDRLHRDAARSGALLDAAGQARLRELNEELSTLTTAFDVELLADTNDLAVRFTDAAELEGLSAAELARAADGDGYLLPLVLPTGQPVLESLHRRESRRRVHEASVLRGGRGGDHDTRATLLRIAALRAERAALLGHPDHASWVVADETADDVEAAVGMLRRLAPAAVANARREEAELTELLHADGFEGPLQPWDWAYYAERLRRERFAVDAEALKPWFELDRVLVDGVFATATALYGLTFTERTDVPTFSADVRAFEVADADGPLGLYLFDPYARASKRGGAWMSSFVEQSRLLGTRPVVVNCLNVPKPAAGDPALLTVDEVETLFHEFGHTLHGLLSDVHFPRFSGTSVPRDFVEFPSQVNEFWGFEPEVLAGYAKHVETGEPLPADDVAKLRAARGYGQGFSTTEYLAAALLDQAWHRVGPGALDGAVPDEVGRFEAAALAEAGVALETVPPRYRSTYFHHVFGGGYAAAYYSYVWSEVLDADTVEWFAENGGLRRENGDHFRRTVLARGGSVDPLEAYREFRGRDARIEPLLRRRGLADA, encoded by the coding sequence ATGGCCCCCGAACCCGCGCTGAGCCCCGAGAACCCGTTCGCCGCCGCGAGCGACCTGCCCTTCGCCGTGCCGCCGTTCGACCGGATCCGCGTCGAGCACTACGCCCCGGCGTTCGAGGCCGGGATGGCCGGGCACCTCACCGAGCTCGACGCGCTCCTCGCGCAGGACCCGCCGGCCGCGGCGTTCCTCGACGGCCTGGAGGCCGCGGGGCAGCTGCTCGCCCGCGCCGAGGCCGTGTTCTTCAACCTCGTCGGCACCGACGCCGACGACGCCCTGCGGGCCGTGCAGGCCGAGTACTCGCCCCGGCTGTCCGCCCACCACGACGCGGTCCGGCTCGACCCGCGCCTGGTCGCCAGGGTCGCGGCCCTGCACGAGGACCCGCCGGCGGACCTGGACCCCGAGCAGCGCCGGCTGCTGGACCGGCTGCACCGCGACGCGGCCCGCTCCGGGGCCCTGCTCGACGCCGCGGGCCAGGCCCGGCTGCGCGAGCTCAACGAGGAGCTGTCCACCCTCACGACCGCCTTCGACGTCGAGCTGCTCGCCGACACCAACGACCTCGCCGTCCGGTTCACCGACGCCGCCGAGCTCGAGGGGCTGTCCGCCGCCGAGCTCGCCCGCGCCGCCGACGGCGACGGGTACCTCCTGCCGCTCGTCCTGCCCACCGGCCAGCCCGTGCTGGAGTCCCTGCACCGCAGGGAGTCCCGTCGTCGGGTGCACGAGGCGTCGGTGCTGCGCGGCGGCCGCGGCGGCGACCACGACACCCGCGCGACCCTCCTGCGGATCGCGGCGCTGCGCGCCGAGCGCGCCGCCCTGCTCGGCCACCCCGACCACGCCTCCTGGGTGGTGGCCGACGAGACCGCCGACGATGTCGAGGCCGCCGTCGGCATGCTGCGCCGGCTCGCGCCCGCCGCCGTCGCCAACGCCCGCCGCGAGGAGGCCGAGCTCACCGAGCTCCTGCACGCCGACGGGTTCGAGGGCCCGCTGCAGCCCTGGGACTGGGCCTACTACGCCGAACGGCTGCGCCGCGAGCGGTTCGCCGTCGACGCCGAGGCCCTCAAACCCTGGTTCGAGCTCGACCGCGTCCTCGTCGACGGCGTGTTCGCCACCGCCACCGCCCTGTACGGGCTGACGTTCACCGAACGCACCGACGTGCCCACCTTCTCCGCCGACGTGCGCGCCTTCGAGGTCGCCGACGCCGACGGCCCCCTCGGGCTGTACCTGTTCGACCCCTACGCCCGCGCTTCCAAGCGCGGCGGGGCGTGGATGAGCTCGTTCGTCGAGCAGTCCCGCCTGCTCGGGACCCGGCCCGTCGTCGTGAACTGCCTCAACGTGCCCAAGCCCGCCGCGGGCGACCCGGCGCTGCTGACCGTCGACGAGGTCGAGACGCTGTTCCACGAGTTCGGCCACACCCTGCACGGGCTGCTGTCCGACGTGCACTTCCCCCGGTTCTCCGGGACCAGCGTCCCCCGAGACTTCGTCGAGTTCCCCTCCCAGGTCAACGAGTTCTGGGGCTTCGAACCCGAGGTCCTCGCCGGGTACGCCAAGCACGTGGAGACCGGCGAACCGCTGCCCGCCGACGACGTCGCGAAGCTGCGCGCCGCCCGCGGGTACGGGCAGGGCTTCTCCACCACCGAGTACCTGGCCGCGGCCCTGCTGGACCAGGCCTGGCACCGCGTCGGCCCCGGTGCCCTCGACGGGGCCGTGCCCGACGAGGTCGGCCGGTTCGAGGCCGCGGCCCTGGCCGAGGCCGGGGTCGCGCTGGAGACCGTCCCCCCGCGCTACCGCAGCACCTACTTCCACCACGTCTTCGGCGGCGGCTACGCGGCCGCGTACTACTCCTACGTGTGGAGCGAGGTCCTCGACGCCGACACCGTCGAGTGGTTCGCCGAGAACGGGGGACTGCGCCGGGAGAACGGCGACCACTTCCGGCGCACCGTCCTGGCCCGCGGCGGCAGCGTCGACCCGCTGGAGGCCTACCGCGAGTTCCGCGGCCGCGACGCGCGGATCGAACCGCTGCTGCGCCGGCGGGGGCTGGCCGACGCCTGA
- a CDS encoding NADPH:quinone reductase, with the protein MKSIRYSQTGPSSVLSLAERPLPEPDAGEVRLRVVVSGVNPTDWKSRSGATGTLAFEEATPNQDGAGVVDAVGPGVPDLAVGDRVWTCMAAQGRPTGTAQEFTVLPADRVTRLPDGVSFDVGAALGVPAVTAHRALTVAEDGPRRLAPGALTGRTVLVSGGAGAVGHAAIQLARWAGATVVTTVSGPEKGRLATAAGAHHVVNYREGDPAAEIREIAPDGVDLVVEVALAQNLALDQAVIRPRASIASYANDGGDGVNVDIRPHMVLNTRLQFILMYTMGAEALAAAAEDVTAAARDGALGVGEEHGLPLTRFPLERTADAHDAVEGGVVGKVLIDVADA; encoded by the coding sequence GTGAAGTCCATCAGGTACTCCCAGACCGGTCCGTCCTCCGTCCTGTCCCTGGCCGAGCGCCCCCTGCCCGAACCCGACGCGGGCGAGGTGCGGCTGCGCGTCGTCGTCTCGGGGGTGAACCCCACCGACTGGAAGTCGCGCTCGGGGGCCACCGGCACGCTGGCCTTCGAGGAGGCCACCCCCAACCAGGACGGGGCGGGCGTCGTGGACGCCGTCGGCCCCGGCGTGCCCGACCTCGCCGTGGGGGACCGGGTGTGGACGTGCATGGCCGCCCAGGGCCGGCCCACCGGCACCGCCCAGGAGTTCACCGTCCTGCCCGCCGACCGCGTCACCCGGCTGCCCGACGGCGTCTCCTTCGACGTCGGCGCGGCCCTGGGCGTGCCGGCCGTCACGGCGCACCGTGCCCTGACCGTCGCCGAGGACGGCCCCCGCCGGCTGGCCCCCGGAGCGCTCACCGGCCGCACCGTGCTCGTCTCCGGCGGCGCCGGGGCCGTCGGGCACGCCGCGATCCAGCTCGCCCGCTGGGCCGGGGCCACCGTCGTGACGACGGTCAGCGGCCCGGAGAAGGGCCGGCTGGCCACGGCCGCCGGAGCCCACCACGTCGTCAACTACCGCGAGGGCGACCCCGCCGCCGAGATCCGCGAGATCGCCCCCGACGGCGTCGACCTGGTCGTCGAGGTCGCCCTGGCCCAGAACCTCGCCCTCGACCAGGCCGTGATCCGCCCGCGCGCCTCGATCGCGAGCTACGCGAACGACGGCGGCGACGGCGTGAACGTCGACATCCGCCCGCACATGGTCCTCAACACGCGCCTGCAGTTCATCCTCATGTACACGATGGGCGCCGAGGCGCTGGCCGCCGCGGCCGAGGACGTCACCGCGGCCGCGCGCGACGGCGCCCTCGGCGTCGGGGAGGAGCACGGGCTGCCGCTGACCCGCTTCCCGCTGGAGCGCACGGCCGACGCCCACGACGCCGTGGAGGGCGGCGTCGTGGGCAAGGTCCTCATCGACGTCGCCGACGCCTGA
- a CDS encoding response regulator transcription factor, producing MRSASSAPEARLLVVDDEPSIRELLATSLRFAGFEVASAADGAEALKLAEDFRPDLVVLDVMLPDLDGFTVTRKLRERGRPVPVLFLTARDDTADKVAGLTVGGDDYVTKPFSLEEVVARIRAVLRRTGAAEGADTGRLVFHDLELEEDSHEVRRAGREVELSPTEFKLLRYLMLNPNRVLSKAQILDHVWDYDFNGEAGIVESYISYLRRKLDTEGLEPLIHTKRGVGYVLRVPQTVG from the coding sequence GTGAGATCTGCGAGTTCTGCTCCGGAGGCCCGCCTGCTCGTCGTCGACGACGAGCCGAGCATCCGCGAACTGCTGGCCACCAGTCTGCGCTTCGCCGGGTTCGAGGTCGCCTCGGCCGCCGACGGCGCCGAGGCGCTGAAGCTGGCCGAGGACTTCCGCCCCGACCTGGTCGTGCTCGACGTCATGCTCCCCGACCTGGACGGGTTCACCGTGACGCGCAAGCTGCGCGAACGCGGCCGGCCGGTCCCGGTGCTGTTCCTGACCGCGCGCGACGACACCGCCGACAAGGTCGCCGGGCTCACGGTCGGCGGCGACGACTACGTGACGAAGCCGTTCAGCCTCGAGGAGGTCGTGGCCCGCATCCGCGCGGTGCTGCGCCGCACGGGCGCGGCCGAGGGCGCGGACACGGGGCGCCTGGTGTTCCACGACCTCGAGCTCGAGGAGGACTCCCACGAGGTGCGCCGGGCGGGCCGGGAGGTGGAGCTGTCCCCGACGGAGTTCAAGCTCCTGCGGTACCTGATGCTGAACCCGAACCGGGTGCTGTCGAAGGCGCAGATCCTCGACCACGTGTGGGACTACGACTTCAACGGCGAGGCGGGGATCGTGGAGTCGTACATCTCCTACCTGCGCCGCAAGCTGGACACCGAGGGCCTGGAACCGCTGATCCACACCAAGCGCGGCGTGGGGTACGTCCTGCGCGTCCCGCAGACGGTGGGATGA
- a CDS encoding DUF3037 domain-containing protein, which yields MAEPAGLDVFEYAVVRVVPRVERAEFLNAGIVLWCRQREHLQARTVLDPDRLRALGADLDVEALRRHLRALEGVCAGDPAAGAATTEAKGARFRWLVAPRSTVVQTSPVHCGLTADPAAEVDRLLAALVLPAR from the coding sequence GTGGCTGAGCCGGCCGGGCTGGACGTCTTCGAGTACGCCGTCGTGCGCGTCGTCCCGCGCGTGGAGCGCGCCGAGTTCCTCAACGCCGGGATCGTGCTGTGGTGCCGGCAGCGCGAGCACCTGCAGGCCCGGACCGTCCTGGACCCCGACCGCCTGCGCGCCCTCGGCGCCGACCTGGACGTCGAGGCCTTGAGGCGGCACCTGCGGGCCCTGGAGGGCGTCTGCGCGGGCGACCCGGCCGCCGGGGCCGCCACCACCGAGGCCAAGGGGGCCCGCTTCCGCTGGCTCGTCGCCCCCCGCTCGACGGTCGTGCAGACCTCGCCGGTGCACTGCGGGCTGACGGCCGACCCGGCCGCCGAGGTCGACCGGCTGCTGGCGGCGCTGGTGCTGCCCGCGCGCTGA
- a CDS encoding helicase-associated domain-containing protein produces the protein MPTAPAPRTLAEDLRSRPDEDLQALFAARPDLAAPLPTSSTALATRATTRASTQRALERLDTPTLQVAEVLAVLPDPTSVTAVSKAWGARAGDVVADLRRRALVWGPDRRLHLVAAVRELLGPHPAGLGPTLADALGRRSPQRLAELLEDLGLEVSHDPEVALVRLGGHLAVPARVEALLAGAPEGVRAVLDKLTWGPPTGAVERADRQVRAASSSGPVEWLLSRGLLAVSGPGTVVLPREVALALRGGKVHRGPERVAPELTVSARPHDRVLAASAEAATEACRLVAELGRWWGAAGPSVLRAGGLGVRDLKRTAAALEVDEPTAALVVETAWVAGLVADDGEVEPRWLPTPAFDAWLAEDVPEQWLTLATAWLPSTRVPAMVGSRDAKDSARNALGPDLDRTSAPVVRHAVLAELAALPADGAVPGPELAARLRWSAPRRATRLRDDLVEWTLRDAAWLGVLGAGALAPAGRALLAGDEDGALAALARAMPEPVREVLLQADLTAVAPGPLEAAVARRLESLARVESRGGATVYRFDPTTVRRGLDDGQTADEVLAFLAQLSSTGVPQPLEYLVRDVARRHGRVRVGRANAYVRAEDPTLLAELVADKRCSALGLRALAPTVLTSSADPDDVLAVLRDVGVAPAAEGPGGELLVRRPSANRSGPKPPPRPVTGEPPAPGPSLLAAAVQTVRGGDDDLAELERRRERYEDAPALPAMDPTTSLSVLREAVSRRRPVWVGYVDATGAAGRHLVDPLGVDGGRVTVFDHAERTVRSFSVHRITGVVDAG, from the coding sequence GGACGAGGACCTGCAGGCCCTCTTCGCCGCCCGCCCCGATCTCGCCGCCCCGCTGCCGACGTCCTCGACGGCCCTCGCCACCCGCGCGACGACGCGGGCCAGCACCCAACGGGCCCTGGAACGGCTGGACACCCCGACCCTGCAGGTCGCCGAGGTCCTCGCCGTCCTGCCGGACCCGACGAGCGTCACCGCGGTCTCGAAGGCGTGGGGGGCCAGGGCCGGCGACGTCGTCGCGGACCTGCGCCGGCGGGCGCTGGTGTGGGGGCCGGACCGCCGGCTGCACCTCGTCGCCGCCGTGCGCGAGCTGCTCGGCCCGCACCCGGCCGGGCTGGGGCCGACGCTGGCCGACGCCCTCGGCCGGCGCTCGCCGCAGCGGCTGGCCGAGCTCCTGGAGGACCTCGGCCTGGAGGTCAGCCACGACCCCGAGGTCGCGCTGGTGCGGCTCGGCGGGCACCTGGCCGTCCCGGCCAGGGTGGAGGCGTTGCTGGCCGGGGCGCCCGAAGGGGTGCGCGCCGTCCTGGACAAGCTGACGTGGGGTCCGCCGACGGGGGCCGTCGAACGCGCCGACCGGCAGGTCCGGGCCGCGTCGTCGTCCGGACCGGTGGAGTGGCTGCTGTCCCGCGGCCTGCTGGCGGTCTCAGGTCCGGGCACCGTCGTGCTGCCCCGCGAGGTGGCGCTGGCGCTGCGCGGGGGCAAGGTCCACCGCGGCCCCGAGCGGGTCGCGCCCGAGCTGACGGTCAGCGCCCGGCCGCACGACCGGGTGCTCGCCGCGTCCGCCGAGGCCGCGACCGAGGCGTGCCGGCTGGTGGCCGAGCTGGGCCGCTGGTGGGGGGCGGCCGGTCCGTCCGTGCTGCGCGCCGGCGGTCTCGGAGTGCGCGACCTCAAGCGGACCGCGGCCGCCCTCGAGGTCGACGAGCCGACGGCGGCGCTCGTCGTGGAGACGGCGTGGGTGGCCGGTCTCGTCGCCGACGACGGCGAGGTCGAACCGCGCTGGCTGCCCACGCCCGCGTTCGACGCGTGGCTGGCCGAGGACGTGCCCGAGCAGTGGCTGACGCTGGCCACGGCGTGGCTGCCCTCGACGCGGGTACCGGCGATGGTGGGCTCGCGCGACGCGAAGGACTCCGCCCGCAACGCCCTGGGCCCCGACCTGGACCGCACGTCGGCGCCCGTGGTCCGGCACGCGGTCCTGGCCGAGCTCGCCGCGCTGCCCGCCGACGGCGCCGTGCCCGGTCCCGAGCTCGCCGCCCGGCTGCGCTGGTCGGCGCCGCGGCGCGCGACGCGGTTGCGCGACGACCTCGTCGAGTGGACGCTGCGGGACGCGGCGTGGCTGGGCGTCCTCGGCGCGGGGGCCCTGGCCCCCGCGGGCCGGGCGTTGCTGGCCGGTGACGAGGACGGCGCCCTGGCCGCCCTGGCCCGGGCGATGCCCGAACCGGTGCGCGAGGTGCTGCTGCAGGCCGACCTGACGGCGGTCGCGCCCGGACCGCTGGAGGCGGCGGTGGCCCGGCGGCTGGAGTCGCTGGCCCGGGTCGAGAGCCGTGGCGGGGCGACGGTCTACCGCTTCGACCCCACGACGGTGCGCCGCGGGCTCGACGACGGGCAGACCGCGGACGAGGTCCTCGCCTTCCTCGCCCAGCTGTCCTCGACGGGGGTCCCGCAACCGCTGGAGTACCTCGTCCGCGACGTCGCCCGGCGCCACGGGCGCGTGCGGGTGGGCCGGGCGAACGCCTACGTCCGCGCCGAGGACCCCACCCTGCTCGCCGAGCTGGTCGCCGACAAGCGCTGCAGCGCACTGGGTCTGCGAGCGCTGGCCCCCACCGTCCTGACCAGCTCCGCCGACCCGGACGACGTCCTGGCGGTGCTGCGCGACGTGGGGGTCGCCCCGGCCGCGGAGGGGCCCGGCGGGGAGCTCCTCGTCCGCCGTCCCTCGGCCAACCGTTCCGGGCCCAAGCCGCCGCCGCGACCGGTGACGGGCGAGCCGCCCGCGCCGGGCCCGTCGCTGCTGGCCGCCGCCGTGCAGACGGTCCGCGGCGGCGACGACGACCTCGCCGAGCTGGAGCGCCGCCGGGAGCGGTACGAGGACGCCCCCGCCCTGCCGGCGATGGACCCCACGACGTCGCTGTCGGTGCTGCGCGAGGCCGTCAGCCGCCGCCGGCCCGTGTGGGTCGGGTACGTCGACGCCACGGGGGCCGCGGGGCGGCACCTCGTCGACCCGCTGGGCGTCGACGGTGGCCGGGTGACGGTCTTCGACCACGCGGAGCGGACGGTCCGGTCCTTCTCGGTGCACCGCATCACCGGTGTGGTGGACGCCGGCTGA
- a CDS encoding HipA family kinase — protein sequence MPPPKPPAALRRVTATRYVVPLREGGSMPGVCEADDLGTYVVKFHGAGQGRRVLVAEVLAAALAGALGLEVPELVVADVDPVIGRGEPDEEVQDLLLRSPGANLGMDFLPGALSFDPAVDPVDPDWAARVLWFDAFVLNVDRSWRNPNSLWWGARPWLIDHGAALYFHHDWPRAAASVDRPLRHAEDHLLLRAAAPVAALDCAAALTPEVLRAAVDAVPDVWVEDEPGFDSAAALRTAYLDWFTARLAATGWVEDLARVQREHGGGASRG from the coding sequence GTGCCGCCTCCGAAGCCGCCCGCCGCCCTGCGCCGGGTGACCGCGACCCGCTACGTGGTACCGCTGCGCGAGGGCGGCAGCATGCCCGGGGTCTGCGAGGCCGACGACCTCGGGACCTACGTCGTGAAGTTCCACGGCGCCGGGCAGGGCCGGCGCGTCCTGGTCGCCGAGGTCCTCGCCGCGGCGCTCGCCGGCGCCCTGGGCCTGGAGGTGCCCGAGCTCGTCGTCGCCGACGTCGACCCCGTCATCGGCCGCGGCGAGCCCGACGAGGAGGTCCAGGACCTGCTGCTGCGCTCCCCGGGGGCCAACCTCGGCATGGACTTCCTGCCCGGGGCGCTGTCCTTCGACCCGGCCGTGGACCCCGTCGACCCGGACTGGGCGGCGCGCGTGCTGTGGTTCGACGCCTTCGTCCTCAACGTCGACCGGTCCTGGCGGAACCCGAACTCGCTGTGGTGGGGTGCACGGCCCTGGCTCATCGACCACGGTGCGGCGTTGTACTTCCACCACGACTGGCCCCGCGCCGCCGCCAGCGTCGACCGTCCGCTGCGGCACGCCGAGGACCACCTGCTGCTGCGGGCCGCGGCGCCCGTGGCCGCTCTGGACTGCGCCGCCGCGCTGACCCCCGAGGTCCTGCGCGCGGCCGTCGACGCCGTCCCGGACGTGTGGGTCGAGGACGAGCCCGGGTTCGACTCCGCCGCCGCGCTGCGCACGGCCTACCTGGACTGGTTCACCGCGCGCCTGGCCGCCACGGGATGGGTCGAGGACCTGGCCCGCGTGCAGCGCGAGCACGGTGGGGGGGCCTCCCGTGGCTGA
- a CDS encoding S53 family peptidase has protein sequence MAETAHPSPAEPSTGTARRSRIRLPRAASRPFASARDVARAYAYPIDRADGSGLSVGIVELGGAVGTDDLRTYLTERGLAVPDVTSVSVDGAQPASDGADGADGEVMLDVEVIAAVAPGAAQRVYFAPNTDAGFREAVSQAVADGVDVVSISWGGPENHWDAAAVTAFDAVLASARRAGVPVFVAAGDTGSQDSGGDGKDHVDFPASSPNAVGCGGTRLTVDASGARAAEVVWDDNDRSSATGGGTSVFFPGRNVPDVAGNADPVTGYTVRVDGQEAAIGGTSAVAPLYAALYLLTKQLTGRAWDPLTVVPAHPTVCFDVTSGDNGTFRAGPGRDATTGFGVVDGSRLLAVLGEGEPVAAQAADPVAAFWADERVRDWAQREHAGEDEHVAQAVLALVRSAGRLQP, from the coding sequence ATGGCCGAGACCGCGCACCCCTCCCCCGCCGAGCCCTCCACCGGCACCGCCCGGCGGTCCAGGATCCGCCTGCCCCGGGCGGCGTCGAGGCCGTTCGCGTCCGCCCGGGACGTGGCGCGCGCCTACGCGTACCCGATCGACCGGGCCGACGGGTCGGGGCTGAGCGTCGGGATCGTCGAGCTCGGCGGCGCGGTGGGCACCGACGACCTGCGGACCTACCTCACCGAGCGCGGCCTGGCCGTCCCGGACGTCACGAGCGTGTCCGTGGACGGCGCGCAGCCGGCCTCGGACGGCGCGGACGGCGCCGACGGCGAGGTCATGCTGGACGTCGAGGTCATCGCGGCCGTCGCCCCGGGTGCCGCCCAGCGCGTCTACTTCGCCCCGAACACCGACGCCGGGTTCCGCGAGGCGGTGTCGCAGGCGGTCGCCGACGGCGTCGACGTCGTCTCGATCTCCTGGGGCGGCCCGGAGAACCACTGGGACGCCGCGGCCGTGACGGCGTTCGACGCCGTGCTCGCCTCGGCGCGCCGCGCGGGCGTGCCGGTGTTCGTGGCCGCCGGCGACACCGGGTCGCAGGACTCCGGCGGGGACGGGAAGGACCACGTCGACTTCCCCGCCTCCTCCCCCAACGCGGTCGGGTGCGGCGGGACCCGGCTGACGGTCGACGCCTCCGGGGCCCGCGCCGCCGAGGTCGTGTGGGACGACAACGACCGCTCCAGCGCGACCGGGGGCGGTACGAGCGTGTTCTTCCCGGGCCGCAACGTGCCCGACGTGGCGGGCAACGCCGACCCCGTCACGGGCTACACCGTGCGGGTCGACGGCCAGGAGGCGGCGATCGGCGGCACGTCGGCGGTGGCACCGCTGTACGCGGCGCTGTACCTGCTCACCAAGCAGCTGACGGGCCGGGCGTGGGACCCGCTGACGGTCGTCCCGGCGCACCCGACGGTGTGCTTCGACGTGACCTCGGGCGACAACGGCACCTTCCGCGCCGGTCCGGGCCGGGACGCCACGACGGGTTTCGGCGTCGTGGACGGGTCCCGGCTGCTGGCCGTCCTGGGCGAGGGCGAACCCGTGGCGGCGCAGGCGGCGGACCCGGTGGCGGCGTTCTGGGCCGACGAGCGCGTCCGCGACTGGGCCCAGCGCGAGCACGCGGGCGAGGACGAGCACGTCGCGCAGGCCGTGCTCGCCCTCGTCCGCTCCGCCGGCCGGCTGCAGCCGTGA
- a CDS encoding DNA repair helicase XPB — translation MTDGPLIVQSDKTLLLEVDHPRAAACRAAIAPFAELERAPEHVHTYRLTPLGLWNARAAGHDAEQVVDTLLEFSRYSVPHALLVDVAETMARYGRLQLVKDPAHGLVLHSLDAPVLEEVMRSKKVAPLLGAKVAPDTVLVHPSERGNLKQVLLKLGWPAEDLAGYVDGEAHSIDLAQDGWSLRPYQDQAVEGFWHGGSGVVVLPCGAGKTIVGAAAMARARATTLILVTNTVSARQWRDELVKRTSLTEDEIGEYSGARKEIRPVTIATYQVVTTKRKGVYPHLELFDARDWGLIVYDEVHLLPAPIFRMTADLQARRRLGLTATLVREDGREGDVFSLIGPKRYDAPWKDIEAQGYIAPADCVEVRVTLPDSERLAYATAEDDEKYRLCSTSLEKSRVVEKLVEQHRGQPTLVIGQYIDQLDDLGERLDAPVIKGDTSVKERQRLFDAFRHGEITTLVVSKVANFSIDLPEAKVAIQVSGSFGSRQEEAQRLGRVLRPKGDHGAARFYTVVSRDTKDQDFAAHRQRFLAEQGYAYRIVDADDIDGGVPDADGVLP, via the coding sequence GTGACCGACGGCCCCCTCATCGTCCAGAGCGACAAGACGCTGCTGCTCGAGGTCGACCACCCGCGCGCCGCGGCGTGCCGGGCGGCGATCGCGCCCTTCGCCGAGCTCGAACGCGCCCCCGAGCACGTCCACACCTACCGGCTGACGCCGCTGGGCCTGTGGAACGCGCGCGCGGCCGGGCACGACGCCGAGCAGGTCGTCGACACCCTCCTGGAGTTCTCCCGCTACTCCGTCCCGCACGCGCTGCTGGTCGACGTGGCCGAGACGATGGCCCGCTACGGCCGGCTGCAGCTGGTCAAGGACCCGGCGCACGGGCTGGTGCTGCACTCCCTCGACGCTCCCGTGCTCGAGGAGGTCATGCGCAGCAAGAAGGTCGCCCCGCTGCTGGGGGCCAAGGTCGCGCCCGACACGGTCCTGGTGCACCCCAGCGAGCGCGGCAACCTCAAGCAGGTGCTGCTGAAGCTGGGCTGGCCCGCCGAGGACCTCGCCGGGTACGTCGACGGCGAGGCGCACTCGATCGACCTGGCCCAGGACGGCTGGAGCCTGCGCCCGTACCAGGACCAGGCCGTCGAGGGTTTCTGGCACGGCGGGTCCGGCGTCGTCGTCCTGCCCTGCGGCGCGGGCAAGACGATCGTCGGGGCGGCCGCCATGGCCCGGGCCCGCGCGACGACCCTCATCCTCGTGACGAACACCGTCTCGGCCCGGCAGTGGCGCGACGAGCTGGTCAAGCGCACGTCGCTGACCGAGGACGAGATCGGCGAGTACTCGGGGGCGCGCAAGGAGATCCGGCCCGTGACGATCGCGACGTACCAGGTCGTGACGACGAAGCGGAAGGGCGTGTACCCGCACCTGGAGCTCTTCGACGCCCGCGACTGGGGCCTCATCGTGTACGACGAGGTCCACCTGCTGCCGGCGCCGATCTTCCGGATGACGGCCGACCTGCAGGCCCGGCGCCGGCTGGGCCTGACCGCGACGCTGGTGCGCGAGGACGGCCGCGAGGGCGACGTGTTCTCCCTCATCGGCCCCAAGCGCTACGACGCGCCGTGGAAGGACATCGAGGCGCAGGGGTACATCGCGCCCGCCGACTGCGTCGAGGTCCGCGTCACCCTGCCCGACTCCGAGCGCCTGGCCTACGCCACGGCCGAGGACGACGAGAAGTACCGGCTGTGCTCGACGTCGCTGGAGAAGTCCCGCGTGGTGGAGAAGCTCGTCGAGCAGCACCGGGGCCAGCCGACGCTGGTCATCGGTCAGTACATCGACCAGCTCGACGACCTCGGTGAGCGCCTCGACGCGCCCGTCATCAAGGGCGACACGTCCGTCAAGGAGCGCCAGCGGCTGTTCGACGCGTTCCGGCACGGGGAGATCACGACGCTCGTCGTGAGCAAGGTCGCGAACTTCTCGATCGACCTGCCGGAGGCGAAGGTCGCCATCCAGGTGTCGGGCTCGTTCGGGTCCCGCCAGGAGGAGGCCCAGCGCCTGGGCCGGGTCCTGCGTCCCAAGGGCGACCACGGGGCGGCGCGGTTCTACACCGTCGTCTCGCGCGACACCAAGGACCAGGACTTCGCCGCCCACCGGCAGCGGTTCCTGGCCGAGCAGGGCTACGCGTACCGGATCGTGGACGCCGACGACATCGACGGCGGGGTCCCGGACGCCGACGGCGTCCTGCCCTGA